The following are encoded together in the Fusarium keratoplasticum isolate Fu6.1 chromosome 1, whole genome shotgun sequence genome:
- a CDS encoding C2H2-type domain-containing protein, which produces MEAVRANETTPSLSKSFNESTFIAEKKYDPVLGSDHDSISSVSADDSDTGSDSGSDGDDQPRHNRMPKIRLLVQQITDQIRSLYDLSSLLRRPRIADKYIRSVSSKSHTAASDTLPLMVCFSKLDESHAIEKILQWRGLTKSGQSLNCENEPPAEERHSLATDEVGNILWYCQRLARANTRRREQLRYWADHPYVSTQDKDTSSQTLPVLVKPPVKASEIKEELGSQASTLKLPSVKFPPAGPTSTVSKQSFSTATASDVHDTKTNARPRTIYTPTNVGQGRSNAVPDPPKTDGKATFPCPYCGITLDSSEMQRRQSWKRHVFRDLRPYICTFEHCQNPDKLYVSRHEWIYHELQIHRRKYVCKECPKTSSSRTEMLAHVQEHYGESISPAHLDVILNLCDQQDDGMNGEKEECLVCGEELSFLALQGHLAMHMEDMALFILPNTQEDQDLGGTNDSVQVEKLSHSRSQISSLGFSAPGDYGQNPADFSKLLTSEEAGYSSKLTHWKVTHDPEVASLNALVQQLGDQDEKVRHAAVKALGSQPALPYEISEAMGARLECRDRNGLTVLSWAAKNGHEVTFERLIEKGADFESKDWYGHTILHWATLGGNEAIVRMLLELGANVNSRDDDGESPLHCAARGGNEAIVRMLLELGANVNSRNDDGEPPLYCAAWGGNEAIARMLLELGADVNSRSDSGESPLYCAARGGDEAIVRMLLELGADFKSKTKDGKSPLHFAAWNGNEAIVRMLLELGADFESKTEDGKSPLHFAASDGNEAVVRMLLELGADFESKTEDGKSPLHYAAWNGNEAIVRILLEIGADAQMKDNRGDTALSLATRNGDEAIIQLLQQHADSPASRQSSEAYHSVPYNAGDVTAGISSAEINLNSVPTLYKKVGQDWHAVFNPKLQRDLDVDLVHVLEHSFPVTSVRFSHDGMHIATSSHRTARIFDIQTGEQVCVLDHNTPHTDQSIYISSVTFSPDDNYLATGGDHGMVCLWDIESGTVLAQLEGRKGDIHAIEFSPDGRSIISGASDGTVRLWDVNTRANTRTLSTGDMIVSITFSPDMQLIASGSEDASITVWETSTGARLMRLEGPEGHRNPVLSVAFSPDGETLVSASFDQTIKVWHLGMPIQPQSTWEVKCIKTIQGHTNILNSVTFTPDGNGLLSGSRDSSLQFWDTKTGMALFRLQGHMDTIYSVAVSPGGGIFATASADGEARVWLYGPYEAEGT; this is translated from the exons ATGGAGGCCGTTCGAGCCAATGAAACGACGCCGTCACTCTCCAAGTCATTTAATGAGT CAACATTTATCGCCGAGAAAAAGTACGACCCCGTTCTCGGGTCAGACCACGATTCAATCAGCAGCGTCAGCGCCGACGACTCGGATACTGGCTCCGACTCTGGTTcagatggtgatgaccaACCTCGGCATAATAGGATGCCAAAGATCCGTCTACTCGTTCAGCAAATCACAGATCAGATTCGGTCGCTATATGACCTGTCCTCCTTGCTTCGGCGGCCCAGGATAGCAGACAAATACATTCGCTCTGTCAGTTCCAAGTCACACACAGCCGCATCGGACACGCTGCCGCTCATGGTTTGCTTCAGCAAGTTAGATGAGAGTCACGCCATAGAAAAGATACTGCAGTGGCGCGGCTTGACCAAGAGCGGGCAGAGCCTCAACTGTGAGAATGAGCCCCCTGCTGAAGAGAGACACAGCTTGGCAACTGACGAGGTCGGTAACATTCTGTGGTACTGCCAACGACTCGCAAGGGCGAACACGAGGCGCCGAGAGCAGCTTCGGTACTGGGCCGATCATCCGTATGTTTCCACGCAGGACAAAGACACCTCGTCCCAGACCTTGCCGGTCTTGGTAAAGCCTCCTGTCAAAGCATCAGAAATCAAGGAGGAGTTAGGAAGCCAGGCATCCACTCTCAAACTGCCGAGCGTCAAGTTCCCGCCAGCAGGCCCAACGTCAACCGTGTCCAAGCAGAGCTTCTCCACAGCTACCGCCTCAGATGTCCACGATACCAAGACAAATGCTCGGCCGCGGACAATCTACACTCCCACGAATGTTGGCCAAGGCAGGTCCAACGCTGTCCCGGACCCCCCCAAGACGGACGGCAAAGCGACCTTTCCATGTCCGTACTGTGGAATTACCCTCGATTCTAGCGAGATGCAGAGGAGGCAGTCGTGGAA GCGCCATGTATTCCGTGATCTCCGTCCATACATCTGCACATTCGAACACTGCCAGAATCCTGACAAGTTGTACGTCAGCCGCCACGAGTGGATATACCACGAGCTCCAGATTCACCGGCGCAAGTATGTCTGCAAAGAGTGCCCCAAGACATCTTCTAGCAGGACGGAAATGTTAGCACATGTCCAGGAGCACTATGGAGAATCAATCTCACCGGCGCATTTGGATGTGATCCTGAATCTCTGCGATCAACAAGATGATGGTATGAATGGTGAGAAAGAGGAATGCCTAGTGTGTGGAGAGGAGCTCTCGTTTCTGGCGTTGCAGGGACATTTGGCCATGCATATGGAGGATATggctctcttcatcttgcccAACACCCAAGAAGATCAGGACTTGGGGGGAACCAACGACTCGGTGCAAGTGGAAAAACTCAGCCATTCCAGGTCGCAGATAAGCAGCCTCGGCTTTTCTGCACCTGGAGATTATGGACAGAACCCAGCCGACTTCTCCAAGCTACTCACCAGCGAGGAAGCGGGGTATAGCTCCAAGCTTACCCACTGGAAAGTTACTCACGATCCAGAAGTGGCATCGTTGAACGCCCTGGTCCAACAACTGGGAGACCAGGACGAGAAAGTCAGACATGCTGCTGTTAAAGCCTTGGGCAGCCAGCCAGCTTTGCCATATGAGATCAGCGAAGCCATGGGGGCAAGATTGGAATGCCGGGACCGTAATGGCCTGACGGTGCTATCGTGGGCCGCCAAGAATGGCCATGAGGTCACCTTCGAGCGACTCATCGAGAAGGGGGCCGATTTTGAGTCCAAGGACTGGTATGGCCACACGATTCTACATTGGGCCACCTTGGGTGGAaacgaggccatcgtcaGAATGCTGCTTGAGTTAGGAGCTAATGTTAACTCCagggatgacgatggagagTCGCCCTTACATTGCGCCGCCCGGGGTGGGAATGAGGCCATCGTCAGAATGCTGCTTGAGTTAGGAGCTAATGTTAACTCCAGGAATGACGATGGAGAGCCGCCCCTATATTGCGCCGCCTGGGGTGGGAATGAGGCCATTGCTAGAATGCTGCTTGAGTTAGGAGCTGATGTTAACTCTAGGAGTGATAGTGGAGAGTCGCCCCTATATTGCGCCGCCCGGGGTGGggatgaggccatcgtcaGAATGCTGCTTGAGTTGGGAGCCGATTTTAAGTCCAAGACTAAGGATGGAAAGTCACCTCTACATTTCGCCGCCTGGAATGGAAACGAGGCCATCGTCCGAATGCTGCTTGAGTTAGGAGCCGATTTTGAGTCCAAGACTGAGGATGGAAAGTCACCTCTGCATTTCGCCGCCTCGGATGGAAACGAGGCTGTCGTCAGAATGCTGCTTGAGTTGGGAGCCGATTTTGAGTCCAAGACTGAGGATGGAAAGTCACCTCTACATTACGCCGCCTGGAATGGAAACGAGGCCATCGTCCGAATACTCCTGGAGATAGGAGCTGACGCCCAAATGAAAGACAACAGGGGCGACACGGCGCTGTCACTAGCCACCAGGAAcggcgatgaggccatcatccAGCTTTTGCAGCAGCATGCGGACTCCCCAGCGAGTCGCCAGTCGTCCGAGGCCTACCATTCAGTTCCGTATAATGCTGGGGACGTCACCGCTGGCATCTCTTCTGCCGagatcaacctcaactcTGTGCCTACTCTCTACAAGAAGGTTGGGCAAGATTGGCATGCCGTCTTTAACCCCAAACTGCAACGAGATCTCGACGTCGATCTAGTCCACGTACTTGAACATTCCTTTCCTGTCACCAGCGTGCGGTTCAGTCACGATGGCATGCACATAGCGACTAGCAGTCACCGCACAGCCCGAATTTTCGACATACAGACTGGTGAGCAGGTGTGTGTCCTGGATCACAATACTCCCCATACGGACCAgagtatatatataagcAGCGTGACCTTCAGCCCTGATGATAACTACCTGGCTACGGGTGGCGATCATGGTATGGTTTGC TTGTGGGACATCGAATCTGGTACAGTCTTAGCCCAACTCGAGGGGCGTAAGGGGGACATCCACGCGATAGAATTCTCTCCTGATGGAAGAAGTATTATTTCAGGTGCTAGCGATGGGACTGTCCGTTTGTGGGATGTCAACACCCGGGCTAACACCCGTACCCTCTCCACCGGAGACATGATCGTATCCATCACCTTTTCACCCGATATGCAACTTATCGCTTCAGGGTCAGAAGACGCAAGCATAACGGTCTGGGAAACCAGCACAGGTGCACGTCTGATGCGCCTTGAAGGCCCTGAAGGGCACAGAAACCCTGTTCTTTCGGTCGCCTTCTCGCCCGACGGCGAGACCCTTGTCTCAGCCAGCTTCGACCAAACTATCAAGGTGTGGCATCTCGGCATGCCCATTCAACCTCAAAGCACATGGGAAGTGAAGTGTATCAAGACTATCCAAGGTCACACAAACATTCTCAACTCTGTTACATTCACCCCTGACGGAAACGGGCTGCTCTCCGGGTCTAGGGATAGTAGTTTGCAGTTCTGGGATACAAAAACAGGCATGGCACTATTCAGGCTTCAAGGCCATATGGATACAATTTATTCGGTTGCCGTTAGCCCCGGGGGAGGCATCTTCGCCACTGCCTCTGCCGACGGGGAGGCTCGTGTTTGGTTGTACGGTCCGTACGAGGCAGAGGGAACCTAG
- a CDS encoding CrtC domain-containing protein produces MASLIVQLVVFMWWASAVALSYSFRPDNHDTWKNNRIPSQINLSQDQNSGSYWSSTFVTTTTGRQFLLIHHQFSTFCKSSVLDLKTLKYLKNVQHCEVNSASKTVLSDSLSIQFPDFSFDGAAPDKISQMQLSATAPQYSFNLTVEGRTSKVLLNGGNGVIAWGPNYNTCSHWSIPAARTSGTLELGAGEALDLDPSKSLTWYDHQIIKGPPDAFTFFEVHFPDPNIRVSVWAYDWPESSDEWRFATVRLGEETTMVLPFTLEEHWEDSWWSSTSNRTYPQSWMLRFDNGDYLRIRSVLGDQEIQPNTWTGFVKVERSRFLGQTTGYGVGDLVFI; encoded by the exons ATGGCCTCATTAATAGTTCAACTTGTCGTTTTTATGTGGTGGGCCTCAGCGGTCGCACTCAGCTACAGTTTTCGACCTGATAACCACGACACTTGGAAGAAT AACCGGATCCCATCCCAAATTAATCTATCTCAAGACCAGAACAGCGGATCTTACTGGAGCAGCACCTTTGTCACCACCACTACCGGGCGGCAgttcctcctcatccatcaccaGTTCAGTACCTTTTGCAAGTCTTCGGTCCTGGACCTCAAGACTCTCAAGTATTTGAAGAATGTGCAACATTGTGAAGTCAACAGCGCATCCAAGACGGTGCTCTCGGACTCTTTGAGTATTCAGTTCCCAGACTTTTCGTTTGATGGCGCTGCTCCCGACAAGATCTCTCAGATGCAGCTGTCTGCCACGGCACCCCAATACTCATTCAACTTGACTGTCGAGGGCAGAACGTCCAAAGTTCTGTTGAACGGGGGCAATGGTGTTATTGCCTGGGGACCGAACTACAACACTTGCTCGCACTGGTCAATTCCCGCCGCTCGCACCTCGGGAACATTGGAACTCGGCGCTGGGGAGGCTCTGGACCTTGACCCGTCAAAGTCGCTTACCTGGTACGACCACCAGATCATAAAGGGTCCCCCGGATGCCTTTACCTTTTTCGAGGTCCACTTCCCCGATCCCAACATAAGGGTGAGCGTCTGGGCGTACGATTGGCCCGAATCTTCGGACGAGTGGAGGTTTGCCACAGTACGACTTGGCGAGGAGACGACCATGGTTCTACCTTTTACACTGGAGGAGCACTGGGAAGACTCGTGGTGGTCGTCTACATCAAATCGAACATACCCTCAAAGCTGGATGCTGAGATTCGATAACGGAGACTATTTGCGGATTAGATCTGTACTCGGGGACCAAGAAATTCAGCCAAACACCTGGACTGGTTTCGTCAAGGTTGAAAGGAGCAGGTTTTTGGGACAGACTACAGGCTATGGAGTTGGCGATTTGGTCTTTATTTGA
- a CDS encoding HET domain-containing protein, whose translation MKAGPFKLFSREIRLLEILSRSPTDKVVCKLHHVSLDTKPEFVCLSYVWGDESITEEIIVDGIPIQVTVNLATALKHVEKHWLAMQQDGSRNSDPSNFRLWADAVCINQADLSERSAQVQLMRELYTSADAVFAWLSSQEKDTAGPIDIFQDAFQVIKSKHESDYGPLPILDGPGWEKNMVAFTSLFNRNVLLSWISQHLDAFREGDGIEFPPENPWSAVYDLTRLPFWSRVWIQQEMILARRLHFMGPSNAISSGKLQVAIFFLYQMLDAVYQLDEDMRPLVKFRMRGLVMGLGAIFQAFHMRLQAHSTSHHQSVVFQASFNGNLKATRPVDYVYGLLGLNGLDIVPDYTKSVGQVYIEFTQKYLEVVQNLEREQDPGGKRSLKSLSYLGVRAAGIRPEQNVPTWVPAFGADLSGKVRQRPPGDVNRVYGEAIEFWNCPDACVVGDSLWVSVVKAQTVKSVYDKPISAELFANDMEMGSPY comes from the exons ATGAAAGCTGGGCCTTTCAAACTCTTCTCACG GGAGATCCGcctccttgagatcctctCTCGGTCACCGACGGACAAGGTTGTTTGCAAGCTTCATCACGTGTCTCTAGACACAAAACCCGAATTTGTCTGCCTCTCCTATGTCTGGGGCGACGAGTCAATCACCGAAGAGATAATTGTCGATGGCATTCCTATTCAAGTCACAGTCAACCTAGCGACCGCTCTGAAGCACGTCGAGAAGCACTGGCTTGCCATGCAACAAGATGGGAGCAGAAACTCGGACCCTTCCAACTTTCGTCTATGGGCTGATGCCGTGTGCATCAACCAAGCTGATCTATCGGAACGATCAGCCCAGGTTCAGCTGATGAGGGAATTGTACACCTCGGCGGATGCTGTTTTTGCTTGGTTGTCTTCACAAGAAAAAGACACTGCAGGGCCCATTGACATTTTCCAAGACGCCTTCCAGGTCATCAAATCCAAGCACGAATCTGATTACGGTCCGCTCCCAATCCTCGACGGTCCTGGCTGGGAAAAGAACATGGTGGCTTTCACATCACTTTTCAACCGTAACGTCCTTTTGTCTTGGATCAGTCAGCATTTGGACGCATTTCGGGAGGGCGATGGCATTGAATTTCCACCTGAAAACCCCTGGAGCGCTGTCTATGACCTCACACGTCTTCCATTCTGGTCTCGGGTATGGATCCAGCAAGAGATGATCCTCGCAAGACGACTTCATTTCATGGGTCCTTCAAACGCCATATCCTCGGGCAAACTTCAGGTCgcaatcttcttcttgtaccAGATGCTAGACGCCGTGTACCAACTGGATGAGGATATGCGGCCGTTGGTCAAATTCCGGATGCGCGGCCTTGTAATGGGCCTGGGGGCGATTTTCCAAGCTTTCCACATGCGACTGCAAGCACACAGTACATCGCATCATCAGAGCGTTGTATTTCAGGCTTCCTTCAACGGTAATCTCAAAGCAACTCGGCCAGTCGACTATGTTTATGGTTTGTTGGGCTTGAACGGTCTTGACATCGTCCCTGACTACACCAAGTCTGTAGGACAAGTCTATATCGAGTTTACACAGAAATATCTCGAGGTAGTGCAAAATTTAGAGAGGGAACAAGATCCGGGTGGCAAGCGTTCCTTAAAGTCCCTATCGTATCTTGGGGTTCGCGCTGCCGGCATCCGACCCGAGCAGAACGTGCCCACCTGGGTACCGGCATTTGGCGCAGACCTGAGCGGCAAAGTGAGGCAGCGTCCGCCTGGGGACGTGAACCGAGTCTATGGCGAGGCTATCGAATTTTGGAACTGTCCTGACGCTTGCGTTGTTGGTGATAGTCTTTGGGTGTCGGTCGTCAAGGCACAGACAGTGAAATCGGTCTATGACAAGCCTATCTCGGCAGAGCTATTCGCAAATGACATGG AGATGGGAAGTCCCTACTAA
- a CDS encoding Fatty acid hydroxylase domain-containing protein: protein MVRFSIFTAASGLLLSSFSSASPVSVVQESKTISDLVKRRCGFETWDSTNINNWFEAGTDAWFEAWWLRYLGGNGPDTSAVIPNGWPNNFVNLFGRMYLDGKEFYKCAKPNDQCFGDIFCEDIKCSGDWGEECGDHDKQRPVYMVLQSIQGFQSYFRDFIEVLDETQMNLQGMSAYLVSNFFPPIEKSFEFFLRELLVGMGTAFSIGGSYLKLNNWVKSNDFAKESSSAFGALLNGIGTGYREVVQYPADQKFSDFADLGVFMTNVFEQTRTALNDMQENLAIGNYWGGNRFFNYASGGAFLPGPGQEFSSEPSDSQLATLRKYLQKQFNARAINYIWRQQKIFITYTTDVDGSCEQDKQGPQDMKYCREGDPGVYYLYWWHEASVGLGSTTGLNTFDTGKMDHPTGWDKLAAGWIEQGYQLSLNDVFEASIAAYQAHRFDYEGENSVKRAQEAVTDGWANPWDRGTSWEGTFTIPVCDTGDVSYNVQLGERIMPCNCGGGNEVDAWKKAAKFDGYQTYDQECTEGKQAERKQDRRGGKGNQESDTPALPSEVNEIQCLTSDGVNKDMVSQVTYCSAAIASLGTDRDREICSTDCQDGGKGQNSVWCRIALDDSNIHFCALTIASKDAEHGGPGYGCLTVGNAQDFYANAVAVTEDGGKGCHPVGTPDFAATFVTPDGMNRWCLSDYEHANYCTI, encoded by the exons ATGGTGAGGTTTTCAATCTTTACGGCCGCTTCAGGCCTACTCCTgtcttccttctcatccGCCAGCCCAGTCTCTGTGGTTCAAGAGAGCAAGACCATCTCTGACCTCGTCAAGAGACGTTGCGGTTTTGAGACCTGGGACTcgaccaacatcaacaactgGTTCGAGGCTGGCACTGATGCTTGGTTTGAAGCATGGTGGCTCAGGTATCTTGGTGGCAACGGGCCCGATACCTCGGCTGTGATCCCCAACGGTTGGCCCAATAACTTT GTCAATCTTTTCGGCAGAATGTACTTGGATGGC AAAGAGTTTTACAAGTGTGCCAAGCCCAATGACCAGTGCTTCGGTGATATCTTCTGTGAAG ATATCAAGTGCTCCGGCGACTGGGGCGAAGAATGTGGCGACCATGATAAGCAGCGCCCCGTCTACATGGTTCTCCAGTCCATCCAAGGCTTTCAGTCCTATTTCAGAGACTTCATC GAAGTTCTAGACGAGACCCAGATGAACCTTCAGGGCATGTCGGCTTACCTCGTCTCCAACTTTTTCCCTCCCATCGAGAAGAGCTTCGAATTCTTCCTCCGT GAACTCCTCGTCGGCATGGGAACTGCTTTCTCCATCGGCGGCTCAtacctcaagctcaacaactGGGTCAAGTCCAacgactttgccaaggagTCCTCGTCTGCTTTCGGTGCTTTGCTCAATGGCATTGGAACGGGTTACCGTGAGGTTGTGCAGTATCCTGCTGATCAGAAGTTTTCCGACTTTGCGGACCTTGGTGTTTTCATGACCAATGTGTTTGAGCAGACTCGAACTGCCCTCAATGATATGCAGGAGAACCTTGCTATCGGTAATTACTGGGGCGGCAACCGATTCTT CAACTATGCTTCTGGCGGAGCTTTCCTTCCAGGTCCCGGTCAGGAGTTTAGCAGCGAGCCATCCGATTCCCAACTGGCGACTCTTCGCAAGTATCTCCAGAAGCAGTTCAACGCCAGAGCCATCAACTACATCTGGCGCCAGCAAAAGATATTCATTACCTACACCACTGATGTCGACGGCTCGTGCGAACAGGATAAGCAGGGTCCCCAAGACATGAAGTACTGCCGTGAGGGAGACCCCGGCGTCTACTATCTGTACTGGTGGCACGAAGCTTCTGTTGGTCTTGGTTCTACTACCGGCCTCAACACTTTTGATACTGGAAAGATGGACCACCCGACTGGTTGGGACAAGCTCGCTGCTGGTTGGATCGAGCAGGGTTACCAACTATCTCTCAACGATGTGTTTGAAGCATCCATCGCTGCTTATCAAGCTCATCGCTTTGATTACGAGGGCGAGAATTCTGTCAagcgagctcaagaagcagtCACTGACGGCTGGGCTAATCCTTGGGACCGCGGAACCAGCTGGGAGGGCACTTTCACCATCCCTGTGTGCGACACTGGCGATGTCAGCTACAACGTCCAGTTGGGTGAGCGCATCATGCCTTGCAACTGCGGCGGTGGCAACGAAGTCGACGCAtggaagaaggctgccaagtTTGACGGCTACCAGACCTATGACCAGGAGTGCACCGAGGGCAAGCAGGCTGAGAGGAAGCAAGACCGTCGTGGCGGCAAAGGCAACCAAGAGTCAGACACTCCCGCTCTTCCCTCCGAGGTCAACGAGATCCAGTGCCTCACGTCTGATGGCGTCAACAAGGACATGGTCTCGCAGGTGACCTATTGTTCTGCAGCCATTGCCAGCCTCGGCACAGACCGTGACAGGGAGATCTGCAGCACAGATTGCCAGGATGGAGGAAAGGGCCAGAACAGCGTGTGGTGCCGAATCGCTCTCGACGACAGCAACATCCACTTTTGCGCTCTAACTATCGCTTCCAAGGACGCTGAGCACGGAGGCCCTGGATACGGTTGTCTGACTGTTGGAAATGCTCAGGACTTTTATGCCAATGCTGTGGCTGTTACTGAGGATGGAGGCAAGGGATGTCACCCTGTTGGAACGCCGGATTTTGCTGCTACGTTTGTTACTCCTGATGGAATGAACAGATGGTGCTTGAGCGATTATGAGCATGCCAACTACTGCACTATCTAG
- a CDS encoding putative dimeric dihydrodiol dehydrogenase protein, whose protein sequence is MSSNEKTSPHVRWGILGTGWISTMFTQDILAPRSDAPAKHTIVALGSSSIDKGNAFVDKVWEKTPDQHRPQVYADYQGVYNDPNVDVVYVGTPHSVHKKNCLDAIAAGKHVLCEKPFTINEKEAQEVVDAARRKGVYAMEAVWTRFFPLFAALREEILVKKSIGEVERFLIDFGNKMSLDTLPANSRLKDPALGAGALLDIGVYTLTYASIILGEWKVGNEHPEPIKVTSSLDIVNEIDEANVVILDYASTTGGAKKTAICSSTFRYRGAEEFARIEGTDGTIILFGPGVSVPSGFRVFEGSRPGFGEADERRERTFNVEKPDGTFGFFWEADAVAADIANSRTENAIIPLDETLRMMRLMDGIRREGGLTYPQDKD, encoded by the exons ATGAGTAGCAACGAAAAGACATCGCCCCATGTACGATGGGGGATTCTTG GCACGGGATGGATCTCTACAATGTTTACCCAGGACATATTAGCGCCTAGGTCGGATGCCCCGGCGAAGCATACGATTGTTGCTCTGGGTTCCTCCTCCATTGATAAAGGGAACGCATTCGTCGACAAGGTATGGGAAAAGACGCCTGATCAGCATCGACCGCAAGTGTATGCCGACTACCAAGGCGTATACAATGATCCTAACGTCGACGTCGTCTATGTTGGGACGCCACACTCTGTTCACAAGAAGAATTGTCTGGACGCCATTGCGGCGGGAAAGCATGTGCTGTGTGAGAAGCCTTTCACCATCAACGAGAAGGAAGCCCAGGAGGTGGTGGATGCAGCGAGGCGCAAGGGTGTCTATGCGATGGAAG CTGTGTGGACTAGGTTCTTCCCATTGTTCGCTGCTTTGAGAGAGGAGATCCTGGTGAAAAAGTCGATAGGAGAAGTGGAGCGCTTCCTCATCGATTTTGGCAACAAGATGTCCCTGGATACACTGCCCGCCAACTCTCGACTCAAGGATCCTGCGCTTGGCGCCGGTGCTTTACTCGACATTGGTGTATACACTTTGACGTATGCATCCATCATTCTGGGCGAATGGAAGGTCGGAAATGAACACCCAGAGCCGATCAAGGTCACCTCTTCTTTGGACATTGTCAACGAGATAGATGAGGCTAATGTCGTCATACTTGACTACGCTTCCACCACCGGAGGCGCAAAAAAGACGGCAATTTGTTCATCCACCTTTCGATACCGAGGAGCAGAGGAGTTTGCGCGAATCGAAGGCACCGACGGAACTATTATCCTCTTCGGCCCTGGAGTAAGTGTGCCCAGTGGCTTCCGCGTTTTTGAAGGATCACGACCCGGCTTTGGggaggctgatgagagaCGTGAGCGTACATTCAACGTGGAGAAGCCGGACGGAACTTTTGGCTTCTTCTGGGAGGCCGACGCTGTGGCAGCGGATATTGCAAACAGTCGGACTGAGAATGCTATTATTCCGTTGGACGAGACACTTCGaatgatgaggctgatggacGGTATTAGACGTGAAGGAGGTTTGACATATCCGCAAGACAAGGATTAG
- a CDS encoding MFS domain-containing protein has protein sequence MTSKTFNSVGPELAAVLPPNDKPWYKKRNQVFLNFCLISLFLLSSGNGYDGTMLNGCLALPHWQSFMEHPTGAWLGFISGAQNLGSIVFFPVVAHLSNRFGRKPTIFIGYFFLCLGVGLQTGAINPSMFVASRVVVGIASAFFGGCVPLLMTETAYPTHRGVLTSLYMCGWYVVIVLPGLFLVPESPRFLASKERYNEARAFLVKYHAEGDENSLLATFELEEITRTIQMERDFQKSSSYGQMLATPGNRKRTFITVFLGVFDQWAGQNVAGYYLAPVLTTIGVTTVTEQTLVNGFLQIWNLICALTGAFNVDRVGRRPLFLAATAGMLVSYILITALSATFAKGGSAAVGTAVVPFLFLMYGCFSLAFTPLMVAYPVEIWQYDLRARGLSTMWVSTAVAVFFNIFINPIALEAIAWKYYLLYVFILAGGGVVIYFTFPETRGHSLEEMARIFDGDDASLPQEGVLTEKAIAAGNVHHVDNAGKDQDKASQPV, from the exons ATGACTTCCAAAACTTTCAATAGTGTGGGGCCAGAGCTTGCTGCCGTTCTGCCCCCAAACGACAAACCATGGTACAAGAAACGAAACCAAGTCTTTCTCAACTTCTGCCTCATTAGTCTTTTTCTCCTTTCTTCTGGCAATGGCTACGACGGCACCATGCTTAACGGTTGTCTCGCCCTTCCGCATTGGCAGTCCTTCATGGAACATCCAACCGGGGCGTGGCTCGGGTTCATCAGCGGTGCCCAGAACCTTGGCTCTATCGTCTTCTTTCCCGTCGTCGCACACCTATCCAATCGCTTCGGTCGAAAACCAACCATCTTTATCGGCTACTTCTTCCTATGTCTCGGCGTTGGCTTGCAGACCGGGGCTATAAACCCATCCATGTTTGTTGCTTCACgagttgttgttggcattgcGAGCGCCTTTTTTGGCGGATGCGTGCCTCTGCTCATGACGGAAACGGCATACCCCACCCATCGTGGAGTTCTTACGAGTCTCTACATGTGTGGGTGGTATGTTG TAATTGTTCTTCCGGGACTGTTCCTGGTGCCCGAGTCTCCACGCTTTCTGGCCTCCAAAGAACGTTATAACGAGGCTCGCGCCTTTCTCGTCAAGTACCATGCAGAAGGTGACGAGAATTCACTTCTAGCAACAtttgagcttgaggagatcaCGCGAACCATCCAGATGGAACGTGACTTTCAGAAGAGCAGCTCGTATGGGCAGATGCTTGCGACTCCTGGTAACCGCAAGAGAACCTTCATCACCGTCTTTCTGGGAGTCTTTGATCAGTGGGCTGGCCAGAATGTCGCAGGCTACTACCTCGCCCCGGTGCTCACCACCATTGGCGTTACCACAGTTACAGAACAGACTCTCGTGAACGGATTCCTCCAGATCTGGAACCTCATCTGCGCCTTGACTGGTGCATTTAACGTTGATCGTGTTGGACGTCGACCTCTTTTCTTAGCCGCCACCGCAGGCATGCTCGTCTCTTACATCCTCATCACAGCGCTTTCTGCCACCTTTGCGAAGGGAGGGTCAGCAGCGGTCGGCACCGCAGTTGTCCCATTCCTTTTCCTCATGTACGGCTGCTTCTCTCTAGCTTTCACACCCTTGATGGTGGCATACCCAGTTGAGATCTGGCAATACGACTTGCGTGCTCGTGGTCTTTCTACAATGTGGGTGTCGACTGCGGTagccgtcttcttcaacatcttcatcaacccaATCGCACTCGAGGCAATTGCGTGGAAGTATTACCTACTCTacgtcttcatcctcgccggcggcggcgtagTCATCTATTTCACCTTCCCCGAGACGCGAGGTCACAGTCTTGAAGAGATGGCGCGAATCTttgatggcgacgacgcATCGCTGCCTCAAGAGGGAGTTTTGACTGAAAAGGCAATTGCGGCTGGAAATGTTCACCATGTTGACAATGCTGGCAAGGACCAAGACAAGGCGTCTCAGCCAGTCTAA